The genomic region CCGGTGCGCATCAAGGTCTTACGCAGGGACTTTTCGTGCTGCAGGGTGAGTACTTCCGTTGGGGCGAGCAGCGCACACTGCATGCCGTTGTCCACCGCTTGGAGCATCGCAGCCAACGCCACGATCGTTTTTCCGGAACCGACCTCGCCCTGCAGCAGGCGGGTCATCGGGATCGTGCGCTGTAGGTCTGAGGTGATCTCGTCGAGCACACCGAGCTGCCCGTCGGTCAGCGAGAACGGCAAAGCGCTCAAGAGTTGCGCTTGGTTGCGCTTATCGACGCGCGGAAGCGCCGGCGCCGTCCGATGCGCCGTATCCTCGCGGCGCACCGCCATGATGAGAGCCACCCGCAGCGCCTCGTTGTATTTCAGCCGGTTCCGGGCGGCGTCGGGGCCGTGGGGGCCGGGCAAGTGGATCTGCCACAGAGCGTCCTGAAGAGAAATGAAGCCCTCGGGAGTGAAGCCGAGCGGCTCTTCCACCTCCCCGATGTGTTCGAGAACAGTGGCGACCGCACCCATAATGGTCCATGTGGAGACGTTCTTCTTTGCCGCGTAGACCGGCAACCACTCACGGCCAGCCAACATCTCATCGGGGTCCCCGAAGGCGGCAAGCTGCTTCATCGACCCGGAACTGTGCGTAGCACCGCTTGACTTCTCGCCTGAGAAACTGGGCTGGTTGAGCAGAATGAAGTCCGGGTGCTGCAGCTGCGGCATGCCGTTGAAGTAGGACAGCTTCCCGGTGAACATGCCGAGGGTGCCTTCCGCGAGCACCCGCGGAGCGTAGCGGGCGTTGAAGAACGACATGTCAATCGTGTTGCGCCCGTCGGAGACCTGCGCTTTGAAGATTGTCCGCTTGCCGTGAATCATGCGCGTGGACTGAATCACGCCGATGAAAGAGATCGTGTCACCTGGCAGCGCCCCTTCGAGCGCGTCGCCGTAACCGTAGTGGAGGTACTTGCGCGGGTAGTGCTCCAACAGCCCTTCTGCTGTCTCGATCCCGAAGTTGGTCGCGATGGCTCGCGCGGGGCGGGTGGGAATGACCAGGTTGAGCGGCGTGGAGTACGTCAGGCCGAGCACGGGGCTACTCCACTCCGATGTGGCCGCGCGTTCCGAGGCCATCTGCCGGGTAGACTAGTACCTCCGCCCCGAGTTTCTCTTCGAGGGCATCGCTGTCTACCGCGGTGGCGTCGTCCGGGGCGAGAAGGAGGGTGATGAGCTCACCGCCGTCGGCAAGCAAAGCGGTGCACGCCTGCTCAATGGCCGAAGCGAGGTCGTCTGCCTGGGCAATAGCTCCGTCCGCACCGAGGACATAGATCCCGTCGTCGGTGGCCTGGATATCAGCGACATCCATCTCCTGCGCGGCTTCCTGCATCAAAGCAGCCGCCTGGTCGAGAGGCAAACGCGGGTCATGGACAGCGAGTGCAGCGATACCGTTGACCAGGCGAACTGTCGGGAGCAAAACGATCTCCATGTCATCCGTCTCGCTAACTGCTTCGACAGCGTCGAGCGTTTCGGAGTCGAGCTGGCCATTGGGCAGCACAAGGACCTCGTGCGCGCCCGAGGCGACAATCTCGCGGCGGAGATCCTCAACCACACCTGGGCCGGGTACGACAGCGACGGCACCGGCTTGGGTGTACAGATCCATCAACGAACCGGCAGGAGTCACCGCAACGATGAGGCGGCCGACACGGCGCGCTTCATGCAACGGGGACGCATCCGGCAACACCTCGAGCCGCAACTCGGTCACCTCCCCCATGGCGAAGGCCTTCTCGATGACCGGCCCCGCTTCCGGGGTATGAATGTGCACCTTGCCCCGCGTGTCCGTCACACGCGCCACGACAAGGCTGCGCCCCATGCCGGAGAGCACCGGCTCAAGGTCGTCGAGTGGGCCAGAGAACATGAACAGAACTTCGAGCCAACCGGGGGCGCCGTGGCCGTCCCCGTGTTCATGGTCCGAACCAGCTGCAGAACCTACGGGACGGTCATCGCCGCTTTCGCCGCTGACGCTGTCGTGCAGCACCTGAAGCAACAGCACCAGCCCAGTACCGCCGGCATCCACAACCCCCGCTTCGCGGAGTTCAGCGAGCTGTGACGGAGTGCGTTCAAGCGCTTCTTCGGCGGCACCAAGGGCTGCTGCAGTGACGTCAGCAAGCTCACCGGTCCCCGCGGCCGCTCGTGCCGCATTAGCCGCTTCGCGCAAGACTGTGATGATCGTGCCTTCGACGGGCGAATTGATAGCCCGCTCCACGAACGTGACAGCGTTGGTCAGCGCGTCTGCGACGCTGCTGCCGTCCAACTCCCCATCGAGTGCCGCCTGCGCGACACCGCGCAATACCTGCGACAGGACGATCCCAGAATTACCGCGGGCACCCTTAATGCTGCCGAACGCCAGCGCCTCAGCGACCGCGTCCGCGCCGGCGGACGGATCCACATTCTCGGCTTCGCGCACGGCTGCGGCCATTGTGTACGCCATGTTGGAGCCAGTGTCTGAATCCGGCACGGGGAAGACATTCAGGCTGTTGATGTCCTCGCGGTGCTCCTCCAACGCTTCAGCGCCGCTACGTGCCCACACCAGAAGGCGGGCACCGTCAAGCACAGAAACGCCGGAGAGGGTGGTCATGGGCACTTACTCTACAGTGCCCAGTCAACACCGTCGGCCCCTTGGGCCTGCAGCGCCTCATTGGCCCGCGAGAACGGCCGGGAGCCGAAGAATCCGTTGCGCGCGGAAAACGGTGAGGGGTGCGTCGACTCGATGCATGGAGTGTCACCTAGGAACTCTTTGGCGGTGCGGGCGTCGCGTCCCCACAGGATGGCCACGAGCGGTGTGTCACGCTCGGCGAGGGCGCGCATCGCTTGCTCTGTGACCTCTTCCCAGCCCTTGCCGCGGTGCGAGCCAGATTTTCCGGGCGCCACGGTGAGCACCCTGTTGAGCAGCAAGATTCCCTGGCTCGCCCAGTTGGACAGGTCGCCGTCCTTCCGGGGCGGGATGCCCAGGTCGCTTTCCAGCTCAGTGTAGATATTCACCAGGGAGCGGGGTGGGCGCACACCTGGTTGCGTCGAAAAGCTCAGGCCCATGGGGTGCCCTGGTGTCGGGTACGGATCTTGGCCGACGATGAGCACACGCACATCGTCGAACGGGTCCTGAAACGCGCGCAGGACGTCGTTGCCGGCTGGCAGGTACGGCTGGTTCGCGCGCAGGAAGTCACCCATTTCATGAATGCGCTTTTCGACGGGCTTCAGTGGTTCCTTCCAACTCTCATGCACAGGCAAACTCATGCGAAACTCTCCCATCCTCCGGAGTAATTGGGTGCAGCACCATCGACGGTGACGCACGCTGCATCGTTGGGGCGACACACCTTGCCGATGCTGCGAAACCCGACAGGCGCATTCCCATGCAACGTGCCAAGCAAAGTGTGGTCTTCCCCGCCCTCATACACCCACTTCCACGGGTCAGCGCCAAGGAGCTCAGCGGCATGAAGCAGCAAATCGTCGGGGGCGATCGTGGCGGGATCCAGATCGAACCGCACACCGGAGTTCTCAGCGATCGCAGTGAGGTCGTGCAGTAGACCGTCGGAGTTGTCGGTCATCGCACTCGCTCCGGCGGACCGCGCGACCACGCCAGCGCTCGGCGAGATAACGGGAGCCTGGTAGGCCAGCACGAGCGGTTCCAACTTTTCGGGGATCTCCATGCCCGATTCCAGCAGGTCCAAGCCAGCCGCGGAGTAACCGATCGCACCGTGGGCAACAAGGTTCTGGCCCGGGCGCGCACCGGATAGGGTCAGCGGCGGCCGGTTGCCGCCGAGGGATCCGATAGCGGTGACCGAGAGAACAAGGCTCTCCCCCGCTGTGACGTCGCCGCCGACGAGCTCGGCGGCGTACTTGTCAATCTCGTGGGCGATCCCACGGGCGATCTCCCCGACCACGGACGCCGCCATTGCGGGCGGAGCAGACAGGGAGAGCAACACAGCGATCGGGCGCGCACCCATTGCTTCAATATCGGCGAAGTTCTGCACGACTGCCTTGCGGCCCAGATGCCACGGGGTTGTCACATCCGCCCGGAAATGACGCCCTTCCACGAGCATGTCCGTCGTAGCCACCACGCGCGAGTTCGGCGACGCCGGCGACAGAACAGCTGCGTCATCCCCGTTAACCGGCGACGGACTGGCATCGATGATCGACTGGATTACCGCGTGTTCCCCGACCTCCCCGAGCGTGGGGCCACTGACGGGAAAACCGGTGTGAATCATAGGTGCGTGGGGCCTTTCTCGGTTCTGGGCCTTATAGACTGGGCCGTTATGACGAGCTCAGCCGAACAGACTACCGCCGCGCCGCCGATGAACAAGACACTGATCTACGTCAGTCTGGGCTTGGCGCTAGCGCTTGTCGTCGGAGTGCTCGTCGGGTCCAAGGTGGTTATGCAAAAGCTTAACAACCAGCCGGTCTCGCTGTCGGAGTTGCCGTCTCCTATGGCGGACTCCGCCGAATGCGCCCAGTTGGTCGAGTCTCTGCCCGACGAGCTTGCCGGTCACCGCCGCGCCGAGCTGCTCGACCCGGCTCCTGCCGGTGCTGCCGTGTGGCAGTCTACCTCCGACGAACGCGTCACGCTGCGCTGCGGTGTCGAAGCCCCTCTCCACTACACCGAGCTCACCCCCACGTTTGAAGCGGCCGGAGCACGGTGGATAGAAATCAGCGACCCTACGGCGGGGGCGGACTTGTCCACATGGTTCACAGTGGACCGCTCGCCGGTCGTGGCGGTGACGGCGGACCATCAGGCTGTGCGGGAGGGTGAGAGTCCCGTCGATAAGCTCGACCTGTCTGCTCTACCGGAAGAGGCGAGCGAACCTGCACCCGCGCCGCTGGCCGGGCTTGAACCCGCAGAGGGCGCTGTAGCCGAGTGCGAGACGCTATTGGGAGCACTCCCCGACGAGCTCGTCCCGGGCTACGCACGGTTGGATCTGAGCAACGTCGCTTCGCTTGACGACGCATCTGCAGCCGCATGGGGTGGGACTAGCGTGGAACCCATTGTCATCCGCTGCGGTGTCGCGGCACCGGCGAGCTATGAACCTGGAGCCCAGCTGACCCAGATCAACGACACCCCGTGGTTCCAGGAGGAGAACCCTGACGGAACTGCGACGCTGCTCTACGCGCTGGGCCGGCGCACCGATATCGCAGTGTCGCTGCCCATGGGTGTCGGCGAAGAAGCGCTGACGAAGCTAACCAACCTTATTGAGGAGAACGTTCCAGCGCAGTAGCAATGAGTGTTTCGAGCAGCTCCCCGTAGCTCATGCCCGCAGCTTGGAAGACCTGCGGGAACATCGAGATCGAGGTGAAGCCGGGCATGGTGTTGACTTCGTTGAGCATCGGGCCCTCCGATGTGACAAAGAAGTCCACGCGCGCCAAACCACGGCAGTCCAGAGCGCGGAAGGTGCGGATGGCCAGCTCTTCGAGCTTGGCGTTCATCACGTCGTCGTAGCCCGCCGGGATCGTCGCGGTGACAACGTCGTCGAGATACTTGGTCTCAAACCCGTAGAAGCCCTCCTCCGATTCGGAGGTGCCGTTGAGCTTTGCGGGAGGCGAGGCGATGAGATCGCCGTTGGGGCGCTCGATCACGCCGACTTCCACCTCGTCGCCAACCAGCTCCGCCTCAATGATGACCTTGGAGTCATACAGGCGGGCAAAACGCACGGCGTCATCGAGCTGATCCCAGCTGTCGACCTTGTTGATGCCGATGGAGGATCCACCGCGGGCCGGCTTCACAAACACGGGAAGGCCGAGGTAGTCGCGGTCGCTGTCGTCGAGGTGCTCGTCGTCGACAAGCACGACCTCGCGGGTGACAGGCACATCTGCCGAACGCGCGACAATCTTCGTGAACTGCTTGTCCATCGAGCAGGCGGACGACAGCACACCCGGACCGACATACGGCACGCCAGCAAGGTCGAGCAGACCCTGAATCGTGCCATCTTCGCCGTAGGTGCCGTGCAGAACCGGGAAGACAGCGTCGATGGTGGCCAGCACCTCGCCCGTGCGAGCATCGTAAAACTCACCGCGGCGGGAAGGATTGACCGACAGCGCGACCTCGCGCTCGCCCGCGACCGACGGCAGCTGAGAATCCCCGACCGGGTCCGTCGTGCCTTCCACCCACACGCCATCTTGAGTGATGCCTACCGGGAAAATTTTGTACTTGTCCTTGGGCAACTCCGCCATGATGGCGCCAGCAGAAATGCAAGAAATGGAGTGCTCGGAGGACATTCCACCGTAAATGACGGCAAGTGTGATCATGCAGACCACACTACAAGGCACCTACTCCGACTTTTTCGAGCGACCCATCAGTGCGACAACCATCTCATCGACCTTGAGGTCGCCGTGGCACACGGAGTGCACTGCCTCCGTGAGCGGCATGTCCACTCCATTGGCCAGCGCCAGCTCGTAGATGCTCTTGGAGCTGATCACGCCTTCTGCGACCTGGCCGTGCGTCGCCTCGCGGGCATCGGCCAGCGACATTCCGCGGCCGAGACGTTCACCGAACGTGCGGTTGCGTGACAGCGGCGAGCCGCAGGTGGCCACAAGGTCGCCTAAGCCGGCGAGGCCGGCAAAGGTGCGCTGGTCTGCACCGAGAGCCATGCCCAGACGGGTGATTTCCGCCAGGCCACGGGTGATCAAGGTGGCGCGGGTGTTCTCCCCCAGATCTTTGCCCGCAGCCATGCCGCACGCTAGCGCGATGACGTTCTTGCAGGCCCCGCCAATCTCACAGCCAACGACATCGGTGTTGGTGTACGGGCGCATATAAGTGGTTGCGCAGGCGGCCTGGACCAGCTTCGCGCGGTTGAGGTCTGAGCAGGCGATGACTGTAGCCGCTGGCTGCTCCTCAGCGACCTCGCGGGCCAGGTTCGGGCCCGACAAAACGGCCACGCGGTCGTCGTTAATGCCGGTGACCTCTGCCACCACCTCGGACATGCGCTTATACGTGCCCGTCTCAATGCCCTTAGAGATAGACAGCACTGTGGCGTCCGAGCTGATGTGCGGCGCCCACGTGGCCAGGTTGTCGCGCATCGTCTGGCTCGGCACAGCGGGCACCACGATCTGTGCAGACTCGATTGCGGCTTCGGCGTCATCGGTCGTTTCAATCGCCTCTGGCAGTTCAATGCCCTCGAGGTAATCGGGATTCTCGCGTGTGGACGCCATTGTCTGCGCCAACTGGGTGCGGCGCGCCCACAGGCTCACAGAGTTTCCGGCGTCCGCAAAGACCTTCGCTAGTGCGGTCCCCCACGACCCGGCGCCGAGAACAGCCACCTTGACCATGTGCGCTCCTTCTCTCTTACGTTCCGTGCCAGTGTAGAGGAGCCAGGCTCGGTTGGGCGCATATGATGAATGCCATGGGCAAGAAGTCGAAGATGCACGAAGACGACAAGGACATCCAGGGCGAGATGTTCCTCACCGGCCGCCACCAGGAGATTCCACGGCGACCGGATGAGGAATTCAAGAAGACTACTCTGGCTGCGGGCGCCGTGCTGTGGCGCGGCGACGTCAACGACATCGACTCGATTGAAGTCGCGTGCATTCACCGCCCACGCTATGACGACTGGTCCTTGGCCAAGGGCAAGGTGGACCCGGGCGAGTCTCTCGTGGTCACTGCGGTCCGCGAGATCAAGGAGGAAACCGGCTACGACATCCGCCTGGGCAAGCTGCTGGGTAAGACGGTGTACCCCGTCATGGACAGCACGAAGGTGGTCTACTACTGGATCGCTCAGGTGCTCGGCGGCGAGTTCGAGCCGAACGACGAGGTCGACGAGATCCGCTGGCTCACCTTCGACGATGCCAAAGAAATCATGTCCTACGACCTCGACCGCCAGGTTCTGACGAAAGCGGAGAAGCGCTTCCGCCTCCCGGCGACGTGCCGCATCCTTTATGTGCGCCACGCGAAGGCGCACGACCGCGAGAAGTGGTCAGGCGACGACAACAAGCGCCCATTGGACAAGAAGGGCCGCCGTCAGTCGGAGATGCTCGTCCCGATGCTCGCGGCCTTCCACCCGGAGCGCATCTATAGCGCTCTTCCGGACCGCTGCCAGCAAACCATCGCGCCGCTTGCCGACGAGTTGAACATGCCTGTCGACGTCGACCTGCGTTTCGGTGACAACGCGTGGCAGTCAGACCCGTCCGGTGCCAAGCAGGCTTTCCAAGCTGTCATCGATCAAGGTGGCACGAGCGTCGTCGTAGCCCAGGGCGACGTGATGCCCAACATGATCCAGTGGCTCTCAGAGAACGGCCGCCTGCCGATCGACGGTGAGATCAACTGCAAGAAGGGCTGCGTGTGGGTCTTGTCCTTCAACAGCGGCGAGCTGACTGGCGCTGACTACATGCCCACTGCCCTGCCGGTGCGGTAGAAATTAAGCGTCTGGGTGCGCTGCCTCGGCTTGCTGCAGTTTCTTCGGCCCGCCAAACGCTTCCCAGGTGAGGTAGCGCCAGCCTTTCTCCAACGGCCCCTGGCCGAAGCGGCGCAGCCACAGCCAGCTGAGCACAGCTTGGATGACGAGCATCACTGCGGCGACCGCGAAAGCTGTGTAGAAGTCTTCGTTCGTCGCTCCCGCATCTTCGCGTGGATATCCCAACAGCAGGCCGCTTCCGATGATCACCAACGTCGCCAGAATGTAGTTCGTCAGAGCCGTTCGGCCCAGCGACGCGAACATCGCTCCGAGCGCGGACCGCAGGGGCGTGCGCAGCAGGACATACACCAGTGCCATCCACATGGCTGTGTAGATCAGGCCAGTCACTGCAGCAACGTGGCTATATGCGACCGTTCCAAGACTCCGGTACTGGAGGTAGCTCATTCCCAGCGTCAGCGGAACCAGAACCAGCAGTGCCATCGCCGCCGGTTTAGGGTTCTCGTCCAGAGCCTGCGGTAGCCCCCACATAGCGAATGCGAATCCGAGCAAGAGCAAGCCGGGAATGAGAACGATTCCTCCGAACGGCGCTCCGAGCAAAGTCAGCACGATGCCTCCGACGGTGGCTAATGTCCGTCGAAGTTTCAGGTCGGTGACGAAAGTGAGCGGGTACAGGAATACGAAGCCGAAGGCTGAGTAGTACAGCAGCGCCTCCCCGGGGTGGAGGATTTGGTGCACGATTCCGAGCAGAAAAAGAGGCAGCAGCCGCCGCCACATGACGGACTGCGCCATCATCCCGCGTCGGCGAGCCCCATCGACGATCAGGGCGAATCCAATCCCGAAGAGAAATGTGAACGCTGTGAAGAAGCGTTGGTGAGCAAGGAGATCTAGCGCCCGGTACGCCTCCTTTTCCCCTTCAGGCCCTGGATAGAGGAGCCATTGCTGTTGAAAGTTCACGAAGGCGATCCCGCACAGTGCGATTCCGCGGATCACATCAAGCGAGAGCATTCTCGCGTTTCGCGTTTCGTTCATTCTCCGGCCTTTCTAGACGTCGATAGCTGGCTTGTACGCGGGCCGCTTCGCTTCGAAGTCCTCGATTGCGCCCTCATCACGCAGGGTCAGGCCGATGTCGTCGAGGCCTTCCATGAGGCGCCAGCGGATGTAGTCGTCGATCTCGAAGGTGAAGGTGTTCTCCCCCACCGTCACGGTCCGGTCCTCGAGCGACACCGTGACCACCATACCGGGGTTTTGCTCGAGCTGCTTCCAGATCAGCTCGATGTCGGATTCAGTCATTTGGCCGGCGAGCAGGCCTGCTTTGGAGGTGTTACCACGGAAGATGTCGGCGAAGCGCGGGCTGAACACGGCCTTGAAGCCATAGTCCATGAGCGCCCACACGGCGTGCTCGCGAGAGGAGCCGGTGCCGAAGTCGGGGCCGGCGAAGAGCACGGAGCCGTTCTTGAACGCATCCTGGTTCAGCACAAAGTCTGCTTCGTTGTTACGCCAGTTGGAGAACAGACCGTCCTCAAACCCGGTGCGCGAGACACGCTTCAAGTACACAGCGGGGATGATCTGGTCGGTGTCCACGTTGGAGCGGGTCAGCGGAACGCCAACGCCGGTGTGGGTGGTGAACTTTTCCATGATTGCTCCTTAGAGGTCCGCCGGGGAGGCAAGGTGGCCAGTGATTGCGGTTGCCGCTGCGACAAGCGGCGACACTAGGTGGGTGCGGCCGCCGGGGCCCTGACGGCCCTCGAAGTTGCGGTTGCTTGTCGACGCTGACCGCTCCCCCGGCTGCAACTGATCCGGGTTCATGCCCAAGCACATCGAGCAGCCGGCGGTACGCCAGTCCGCTCCGAAGTCGCGGAAGATCTGGTCCAGTCCTTCTTCCTCCGCCTGCTGCTTCACCATTGCGGAAGAGGGAACGACCATCATGCGGGTGTTCTCGTGAATCTTCTTGCCCTTGATGACCTCCGCAGCTGCACGCAGGTCTTCGATGCGCGCATTGGTGCACGAACCAAGGAAGACAGTGTCGATCTTGATGTCGCGCAGCGGGGTGCCCGGCTCAAGATCCATGTACTTCAGCGCCTTCTCGGCGGCCGCCTTGAGCGTGTCATCACCGAAGGACTCCGGGTCCGGCACAGACTCAGCCAGCGGCAGACCCTGACCAGGGTTGGTGCCCCAGGTGACAAACGAGGTGAGCGCAGAACCATCGATTTCGACGACAGTGTCGAACTCGGCACCCTCATCGGTCGGCAGGGTCTTCCAGTAAGCGACGGCGTCGTCCCAGTCCTTGCCTTGCGGTGCGTATTCACGGCCTTTGACGTACTCGAAGGTCTTCTCGTCGGGGGCCACCATGCCGGCGCGTGCCCCGCCCTCGATGGACATGTTGCAGATGGTCATGCGTGCTTCCATCGACAGCTTCTCGATGGCCTCTCCGCGGTACTCAATGATGTGGCCGGCTCCGCCGTTGGTGCCGATCTTCGCGATGATCGCCAAAATCAAGTCCTTAGCCGTGACTCCGGGCTGCAATTCTCCGGAAACCTCGATAGCCATAGTCTTGAACGGCTTGAGCGGCAGCGTCTGGGTCGCCATGACGTGCTCAACCTCGGAAGTGCCAATGCCCATGCCGATCGATCCGAACGCACCGTGGGTCGAGGTGTGGGAGTCGCCGCACACGATCGTCATGCCCGGCTGAGTGATGCCCAGCTGCGGGCCAACGGTGTGGACAATGCCCTGCTTGACGTCGCCCATAGAGTGCAGACGGACACCGAACTCTTCGCAGTTCTTGCGCAGGGTGGACACCTGGGTGCGGGAGGTCAGCTCCTCGATCTCCAGCAGATTGCCGGACTTAATGCCCACGGTGGGCACGTTGTGGTCCTCAGTAGCTAGGTGTTGCTGGGGGTTGCGGATCGTGCGTCCGTTCATGCGCAGGCCGTCGAACGCCTGCGGTGAGGTGACCTCGTGGAGAAGTTGGAAGTCGATGTAAATCAGATCCGGGCCTCCGTTCTCACCTTTGGTGATCACGTGATCGCGCCAAACCTTTTCCGCCAAAGTCAATGGCTTGTCCGCATTAACGGCCACCTCAAACACTCTCCTTAAAGCATGTTCCCAATAGGCGGGACAATCGAGTCCATTCAATCGGACAGTCTAGCGGAGGCCAGACCGTTTCACGCAATCCTAGGCAAAACCGTTTTGCCACCCTCGTTCACCCTGCGCCCTGAACGAACACACCCCTACCACGGTCGATACCACTGTCCACATAGTGGATTGCTATCATCCGCACCGTGGGAAACACTGCAGAACCTTCCGGCATCAAGGTCCTTGACCGTTCCATCGCCATCATCGACGCCATCGCCGCCGGCGAGAAGACCCTCGCCCAGCTGAGCGCCGCGACGGAACTCCCCCGTGCGACGACCCACCGCCTTGCCACGGCGTTGGAGATTCACCACATCCTCGTCCGCACGGAAGCCGGCGCATGGGCGATCGGCCCCGCGCTCGCACGCTATGCCGCGGCTGGACCGTCACAGGTGATTGACGCTGCTAAGCCCATCATGGGCGAGCTAGTGCGCACCACGCACGAGTCCGTCCAGCTCTACGAGCTCACTGGAGCAACCCGCACGTGTGTGGCAGCGATCGAGCCGCCGAGCGGACTCAACAACACTGTTCCCGTGGGCTCGAAGCTGCCCCTCGACCGTGGCTCTGCTGCGAAGGTGTTTGCCGCCTATGAGCACATCGACACCCCGTT from Corynebacterium genitalium ATCC 33030 harbors:
- a CDS encoding ATP-dependent DNA helicase RecG, with amino-acid sequence MLGLTYSTPLNLVIPTRPARAIATNFGIETAEGLLEHYPRKYLHYGYGDALEGALPGDTISFIGVIQSTRMIHGKRTIFKAQVSDGRNTIDMSFFNARYAPRVLAEGTLGMFTGKLSYFNGMPQLQHPDFILLNQPSFSGEKSSGATHSSGSMKQLAAFGDPDEMLAGREWLPVYAAKKNVSTWTIMGAVATVLEHIGEVEEPLGFTPEGFISLQDALWQIHLPGPHGPDAARNRLKYNEALRVALIMAVRREDTAHRTAPALPRVDKRNQAQLLSALPFSLTDGQLGVLDEITSDLQRTIPMTRLLQGEVGSGKTIVALAAMLQAVDNGMQCALLAPTEVLTLQHEKSLRKTLMRTGVHARVVALTGSMPTVQKQEALLAIMTGEADIVVGTHAIIQESVEFFNLGFVVVDEQHRFGVEQRDMLRDKAGDITPHLLVMTATPIPRTIAITVFGDLEVSTLRELPGGRKPIQSAIVPEFKETWVARAWVKIREEVAAGHQAYIVCPRIEGPGGVLEMAERLQAVELQGLRIEILHGRMKGEDKDRIMSEFSAGEIDVLISTTVIEVGVDVPNATVMMVRESEHFGVSQLHQLRGRVGRGGHQSLCLFHTFAEPDTPQLERVSRIAEVSDGFELAELDLEIRQEGDVLGTSQSGKERQLKLLNLVEDYEIIQRAYDDAAEIVARDIELARSVTEEMILEEFEYLDKS
- a CDS encoding DAK2 domain-containing protein, translated to MTTLSGVSVLDGARLLVWARSGAEALEEHREDINSLNVFPVPDSDTGSNMAYTMAAAVREAENVDPSAGADAVAEALAFGSIKGARGNSGIVLSQVLRGVAQAALDGELDGSSVADALTNAVTFVERAINSPVEGTIITVLREAANAARAAAGTGELADVTAAALGAAEEALERTPSQLAELREAGVVDAGGTGLVLLLQVLHDSVSGESGDDRPVGSAAGSDHEHGDGHGAPGWLEVLFMFSGPLDDLEPVLSGMGRSLVVARVTDTRGKVHIHTPEAGPVIEKAFAMGEVTELRLEVLPDASPLHEARRVGRLIVAVTPAGSLMDLYTQAGAVAVVPGPGVVEDLRREIVASGAHEVLVLPNGQLDSETLDAVEAVSETDDMEIVLLPTVRLVNGIAALAVHDPRLPLDQAAALMQEAAQEMDVADIQATDDGIYVLGADGAIAQADDLASAIEQACTALLADGGELITLLLAPDDATAVDSDALEEKLGAEVLVYPADGLGTRGHIGVE
- a CDS encoding uracil-DNA glycosylase, which gives rise to MSLPVHESWKEPLKPVEKRIHEMGDFLRANQPYLPAGNDVLRAFQDPFDDVRVLIVGQDPYPTPGHPMGLSFSTQPGVRPPRSLVNIYTELESDLGIPPRKDGDLSNWASQGILLLNRVLTVAPGKSGSHRGKGWEEVTEQAMRALAERDTPLVAILWGRDARTAKEFLGDTPCIESTHPSPFSARNGFFGSRPFSRANEALQAQGADGVDWAL
- a CDS encoding thiamine-phosphate kinase, whose amino-acid sequence is MIHTGFPVSGPTLGEVGEHAVIQSIIDASPSPVNGDDAAVLSPASPNSRVVATTDMLVEGRHFRADVTTPWHLGRKAVVQNFADIEAMGARPIAVLLSLSAPPAMAASVVGEIARGIAHEIDKYAAELVGGDVTAGESLVLSVTAIGSLGGNRPPLTLSGARPGQNLVAHGAIGYSAAGLDLLESGMEIPEKLEPLVLAYQAPVISPSAGVVARSAGASAMTDNSDGLLHDLTAIAENSGVRFDLDPATIAPDDLLLHAAELLGADPWKWVYEGGEDHTLLGTLHGNAPVGFRSIGKVCRPNDAACVTVDGAAPNYSGGWESFA
- a CDS encoding DUF3515 domain-containing protein, producing the protein MTSSAEQTTAAPPMNKTLIYVSLGLALALVVGVLVGSKVVMQKLNNQPVSLSELPSPMADSAECAQLVESLPDELAGHRRAELLDPAPAGAAVWQSTSDERVTLRCGVEAPLHYTELTPTFEAAGARWIEISDPTAGADLSTWFTVDRSPVVAVTADHQAVREGESPVDKLDLSALPEEASEPAPAPLAGLEPAEGAVAECETLLGALPDELVPGYARLDLSNVASLDDASAAAWGGTSVEPIVIRCGVAAPASYEPGAQLTQINDTPWFQEENPDGTATLLYALGRRTDIAVSLPMGVGEEALTKLTNLIEENVPAQ
- a CDS encoding D-alanine--D-alanine ligase family protein, whose amino-acid sequence is MITLAVIYGGMSSEHSISCISAGAIMAELPKDKYKIFPVGITQDGVWVEGTTDPVGDSQLPSVAGEREVALSVNPSRRGEFYDARTGEVLATIDAVFPVLHGTYGEDGTIQGLLDLAGVPYVGPGVLSSACSMDKQFTKIVARSADVPVTREVVLVDDEHLDDSDRDYLGLPVFVKPARGGSSIGINKVDSWDQLDDAVRFARLYDSKVIIEAELVGDEVEVGVIERPNGDLIASPPAKLNGTSESEEGFYGFETKYLDDVVTATIPAGYDDVMNAKLEELAIRTFRALDCRGLARVDFFVTSEGPMLNEVNTMPGFTSISMFPQVFQAAGMSYGELLETLIATALERSPQ
- a CDS encoding NAD(P)H-dependent glycerol-3-phosphate dehydrogenase translates to MVKVAVLGAGSWGTALAKVFADAGNSVSLWARRTQLAQTMASTRENPDYLEGIELPEAIETTDDAEAAIESAQIVVPAVPSQTMRDNLATWAPHISSDATVLSISKGIETGTYKRMSEVVAEVTGINDDRVAVLSGPNLAREVAEEQPAATVIACSDLNRAKLVQAACATTYMRPYTNTDVVGCEIGGACKNVIALACGMAAGKDLGENTRATLITRGLAEITRLGMALGADQRTFAGLAGLGDLVATCGSPLSRNRTFGERLGRGMSLADAREATHGQVAEGVISSKSIYELALANGVDMPLTEAVHSVCHGDLKVDEMVVALMGRSKKSE
- a CDS encoding NUDIX hydrolase translates to MGKKSKMHEDDKDIQGEMFLTGRHQEIPRRPDEEFKKTTLAAGAVLWRGDVNDIDSIEVACIHRPRYDDWSLAKGKVDPGESLVVTAVREIKEETGYDIRLGKLLGKTVYPVMDSTKVVYYWIAQVLGGEFEPNDEVDEIRWLTFDDAKEIMSYDLDRQVLTKAEKRFRLPATCRILYVRHAKAHDREKWSGDDNKRPLDKKGRRQSEMLVPMLAAFHPERIYSALPDRCQQTIAPLADELNMPVDVDLRFGDNAWQSDPSGAKQAFQAVIDQGGTSVVVAQGDVMPNMIQWLSENGRLPIDGEINCKKGCVWVLSFNSGELTGADYMPTALPVR